From the genome of Thermovenabulum gondwanense:
GAATTATAATGTATTTTATGATGTTTTTATGGGTATTGTTCTGGGCTGCAGTGATATATGTAATTTATAAATTCATAAAGTCAATTTCGATAAATGGAGCCAATAAAAGAATTAATTTAACAGAAACACCAATGGAAATCCTGAAAAAAAGATACGCTGCTGGGGAAATTACAAAAGAAGAATATGAAAAGATAAAGGAAGAGTTGGATAAAACCTGATTTAAAAAAGCGCCTTTTTAAGGGCGCTATTTTAATAGGACATTATCACATAATAACAACAATTTTGATAATATAATTGTGTCAAGATTCTATGAAAATGTCACCCCAAGAGGGGTAGTTTTATTCAGAGAAAATGTCACCTTTTCTTATGGCCCTAACCAAGTATATTTACCCATCTTGATGTGTCAAGGGTAAAATGAACGCTT
Proteins encoded in this window:
- a CDS encoding SHOCT domain-containing protein; its protein translation is MYFMMFLWVLFWAAVIYVIYKFIKSISINGANKRINLTETPMEILKKRYAAGEITKEEYEKIKEELDKT